In one window of Chryseobacterium sp. JV274 DNA:
- a CDS encoding phosphoadenylyl-sulfate reductase — MEYSLKNEFENIVKEASEASFQTNGLQLLTERFPGKVIFSTSFSYEDQVITHLIKDLNIEIFTLDTGRLFEQTYETWTSTKAFFKKNIKAYYPDTEELREFVTENGPDSFYQSVEKRKACCTIRKVHPLKKALEGYKVWITGLRSEHSANRQNMPQLEWDPDNKIIKYHPILHWTSEQVTDYVKDHHLPYNHLHKKGFVSIGCEPCTRAIKEGEDFRAGRWWWEDANKKECGLHIHQ; from the coding sequence ATGGAATACAGTCTGAAAAATGAATTCGAAAATATTGTAAAAGAGGCTTCTGAAGCTTCTTTTCAAACTAATGGGCTGCAATTACTGACTGAAAGATTCCCTGGTAAAGTGATCTTTTCAACCAGTTTCAGCTATGAAGATCAGGTTATCACTCATCTGATAAAAGATTTAAATATTGAAATATTCACGTTAGACACGGGAAGACTTTTTGAACAGACTTACGAAACCTGGACATCTACCAAGGCTTTCTTTAAAAAAAACATCAAAGCATATTATCCGGATACAGAAGAGCTCAGAGAATTTGTTACAGAAAACGGTCCGGACTCATTTTACCAATCTGTAGAAAAGAGGAAAGCATGCTGTACGATCCGTAAAGTACATCCTTTAAAAAAAGCACTGGAAGGATATAAAGTATGGATCACAGGACTTAGATCTGAACATTCTGCCAACAGACAGAATATGCCGCAGCTGGAGTGGGATCCGGATAATAAGATCATTAAATATCATCCTATTCTTCACTGGACTTCAGAACAAGTGACAGACTATGTAAAAGACCATCATTTACCATATAATCATCTTCATAAAAAGGGATTTGTAAGCATAGGATGTGAACCCTGTACCAGAGCGATCAAGGAAGGGGAAGATTTCAGAGCCGGCCGATGGTGGTGGGAAGATGCCAACAAAAAAGAGTGTGGTCTGCATATTCATCAATAA
- the cysD gene encoding sulfate adenylyltransferase subunit CysD yields MSIHQLNYLDQLEAESIYILREVAGQFERPALLFSGGKDSIVLAHLARKAFFHGKIPFTFVHVDTGHNFPEVLDFRDHLVKQLDVNLVVRKVEDTIKSKKLTEAKGKFPSRNWLQTYTLLDTIEEFEFDACIGGARRDEEKARAKERIFSVRDEFGQWDPKLQRPELWNIFNGKIHKGENVRIFPISNWTELDIWNYIRKEKMALPSIYFSHEREVVDFNGQWLANSSHVFLEPEDIITTKKIRYRTVGDMTCTAAVESNAVTIDAVIEEIVATRISERGETRIDDRVTEAAMEDRKKGGYF; encoded by the coding sequence ATGTCAATACATCAGTTAAATTATTTAGATCAGTTAGAGGCCGAATCTATTTATATATTAAGAGAAGTGGCGGGCCAGTTTGAACGCCCGGCCTTATTATTCAGTGGAGGAAAAGACAGTATTGTACTGGCTCATCTGGCAAGAAAAGCATTCTTTCACGGGAAAATCCCGTTTACATTTGTGCATGTAGATACGGGACACAACTTTCCGGAAGTTTTGGATTTTCGTGATCACCTGGTAAAGCAGTTAGATGTTAACCTTGTAGTCCGAAAAGTTGAAGACACCATAAAAAGTAAAAAATTAACTGAGGCTAAAGGTAAATTCCCAAGCAGAAACTGGCTGCAGACCTATACACTTCTTGATACGATTGAGGAATTTGAATTTGATGCCTGCATCGGAGGAGCCCGCAGAGATGAGGAAAAAGCCCGCGCCAAAGAAAGAATATTTTCTGTGCGTGATGAATTCGGGCAGTGGGACCCCAAACTTCAGCGCCCGGAGTTGTGGAATATTTTTAATGGAAAAATTCACAAAGGAGAAAATGTAAGAATTTTTCCCATCAGCAACTGGACTGAACTTGACATCTGGAACTATATCCGTAAAGAGAAAATGGCTCTTCCTTCCATTTATTTCTCGCATGAAAGGGAAGTGGTAGATTTTAACGGTCAGTGGCTTGCCAATTCATCCCACGTTTTCTTAGAACCTGAAGATATTATCACCACAAAAAAAATACGCTACCGTACTGTAGGAGATATGACCTGTACTGCAGCTGTGGAATCTAATGCTGTTACAATAGATGCCGTAATCGAAGAAATTGTAGCAACCAGAATTTCAGAACGT